A window of the Euwallacea similis isolate ESF13 chromosome 20, ESF131.1, whole genome shotgun sequence genome harbors these coding sequences:
- the LOC136415523 gene encoding protein dopey-1 homolog isoform X2 — protein MTTITMEEYDLMKDSKYRMYVAAVDKALKNFDYTSEWADLISALGKLNKVLLSYTKFPVIPRRIKISKRLAQCMHPALPSGVHLKALETYDIIFRCMGTNRLACELFIYSSGLFPLMSHAAMNIRPTLLTIYENHFVPLGDRLRPALSGFLSGILPGLDTGTDHFDRTNKLLEDVCDGVGPPYFYTCIWQCVANNSPVRLPAVTYVFAHYSRKYPMEDQLYLMGHDIGLMVSGLCAAVQDSSVLVQRSALDLLMVCFPMQNKQLLYADMVRLVTAALTTILRRDMSLNRRLYSWLLEYEMKNIPLVQIDGEQPEEIPPTPAHSIAYDLLNDGIKDILKNSSTSVPIEVKSYRLLTSLFEKPQIGPVILDGILYDVFRTLYLSCLNLQKHKNLTVRCVSFNGDLSSLKSSENNLSKQFVSKNCQELVKNANLLFNTLQSYYIWSYIEKLYDEAVSNIKKFKYRDRCQVNEIGSGPPYILELCILTDFLLDIIPIESYAENTSNILPSLFNKIISALNANIAELNQYEILKSLELCTKILTKIQPITMTQIQRQIEEEAAAELLEKQQKSDEIKVGEGEEQRTIEKSKSDSKISENLNGFVDKHELTVDDLARESNQFLKKKDKTSPKIDKKSKNKKSKSSSKLYDLRNEEADIGTGSATDGTPESSSKESTPPSLPLTKYENKHFLGCLEEYKKFYVTFVKCKILPNTDIKAFFKNLVFDKQQRTKDLMTLLDRRLSNENNQFNPIDYNSTFKLRCLSSMHQVCSRANSTYENAMGVASNILLEFCAFPNLLASTTDKKIPLWLEALIASSCSNEASRETQLTAMNTMLEIFSLSKNQNYLKTYESEKSVIINGILEHRHVRYVEENTLVIEEMAKILWTFLGTVRNQNQLMLCITLLYQIHNTFDSKLFVEQVIGQYLCDQHVTSNYIKQFCMLWHLGRDLNIKLPPQDHHTRSFDRSLLKILDMLQNKEKPALQLLAESFLTHSLLHNDIPRILNPILIKLLASNTARVSIRHVNIQDSDTHHESSDQDNQKLEESQAKKIYAVSNVNGNVMYHMTDSPQPKSPKKRWFAFSKSGKKYASAINMTASLLEDSVGVVTKKNKDFKAYNVSPNLDKHSKNNVKLIVNPLSNKEIYPVGLDGSYARRSSHSSLDSLSSNDNTISIDDSIERKLYDKCDSMPGDRDSGYDSLKQQQRKSEIITALVDNGKKALLESMEPISNGIKNLKLPKSRSFDEKSNIQPEESSLVQSWSYCISDSSNLHGELELSKSAEEFFKGKDEEYAIVTGILNKIIDEVCRKVDGESEIPLHISGRPTELDLRSKINTSNSKNFDLYPIHSHMCLYYELFDSNQVIYALHTLKNCILVNPQLFIKCSATSGIKNLKSNDILYLLARHRKSLVGQGFVGDLSQEHVNFYRGYMFLDVILLICLNYARTFFPCFEDSTPMFDELEINTRIQLESLEILHTIVRNLITMIEENSNKGFASYIADLLVKCKIQKTLLHCVLTSVRNFDHDMTFAEDVLLFNNFQPCNSENRMGEHVEAFQIQLLRLIQSLIVLEHSIFPAPKSALAQVNADAPSGEHLNYKPTVLIPKQQIFLSAILSALRNENMRNMHEKWLNMVCCCLPYFGDNLKQISMSVIHQVCNNIEKIASSYKASKLDDFELGADYTVVQLESLTILCHYCLLDATQTINQNVPPSAITPTGTNPGEILNNLMNVFFSPLGTDINFSTKQNSDHYQLARKTILSHMPRIISSVAKLWQTVVGLEVECDSVYGSSKIVKQQLLEFLSPIAVHHGASFLAAMAVAWYERRNHFSSIKAVLPEPTAGQSNLVYLISAIRVIPLDNLVQTVTAVIKNPPPCEGVGPDVCLDMAILELFYCYMRNASATQLSEAWTSLLSLIREVNALSSPAQFLLAAILHEMMIKCCPLEERKDQKDLQDVTAKLIDCVSQVCGSCLEQTTWLRRNFAVREQEEDSTPETSLTTGAPSDLVYSSSHSVQAQLVLAEILAPILDICFGSSEKDKVNNILASLMCNIVPYLKTHTLKNMPSFNACSKLLSSLSSYQYTRKAWKKDVFDLLLDNSLFQMDYSCLKFWKVIVDNLMTHDNTTFRDLMSRVSMTQSGTLGIFSSREQEYEQKAQLLKRLAYVIFCSEIDQYAKYMPEIQEQLTSSLRLNVPGIQAQVFMCFRVLLVRMSPLHVTSLWPIIISEMLQVFLQIEQELSTDTEEFRMNNSSHIKLLSSLDASWATNSSNGLHALGHPHWLRLQLAAAKLLDLALLLPATTLPQFQMYRWAFVGDDLNSKFPSTDHIGFTPHVVRIASQMDEKFADAQIDVLPMKRNELLLTMNGISKLRDLHSFFKTLSSCSDRHRSECTKSMTSDNLFTDRQSDKQLDMILEKIDKVVEGDFLDRIPR, from the exons ATGACCACAATAACGATGGAAGAGTACGACCTAATGAAAGACTCGAAGTACCGCATGTATGTGGCTGCAGTGGATAAGGCCCTAAAGAACTTCGATTATACATCTGAATGGGCTGACCTTATTTCGGCCTTAGGAAAACTCAACAAG GTTTTACTAAGTTACACCAAGTTCCCAGTGATTCCACGAAGGATAAAAATTAGCAAACGACTGGCCCAGTGTATGCACCCAGCGTTGCCTTCAGGGGTCCACCTTAAAGCTCTAGAGACCTATGATATTATATTTCGCTGCATGGGGACCAATAGACTGGCCTgcgaattgtttatttacagCTCTG GTCTATTTCCGCTAATGAGCCATGCAGCCATGAATATTCGTCCAACCCTCCTCACGATCTACGAGAACCATTTCGTCCCACTGGGAGATCGCTTGAGGCCAGCTTTGAGCGGATTTCTCAGCGGTATTTTACCAGGTCTTGACACCGGAACAGACCACTTCGACcg GACCAACAAGCTGCTTGAAGACGTTTGTGACGGTGTGGGACCTCCATATTTCTATACTTGCATATGGCAATGCGTGGCCAATAACAGCCCAGTGCGATTGCCCGCAGTCACTTATGTTTTCGCCCATTATAGTCGGAAATATCCCATGGAAGATCAGTTGTATTTGATGGGGCATGACATAGGATTAATG GTATCGGGGCTTTGCGCCGCAGTACAGGACTCCAGTGTTTTAGTACAACGCTCAGCGCTCGATCTCTTGATGGTGTGCTTTCCCATGCAAAACAAACAGCTTTTGTATGCTGATATGGTGCGGCTGGTCACAGCGGCGTTGACTACCATCTTAAGGAGGGACATGTCTTTGAATCG ACGCCTCTATTCGTGGCTTCTTgaatatgaaatgaaaaacatcCCTCTAGTCCAAATAGACGGGGAACAACCTGAAGAAATCCCTCCTACGCCCGCCCACTCTATAGCTTACGATCTCTTAAATGACGGTATCAAAGATATCTTGAAAAATTCTAGCACCAGCGTCCCAATCGAAGTGAAATCCTACAGACTATTAACTTCTCTCTTTGAAAAGCCTCAAATCGGGCCCGTAATCCTAGACGGCATTTTATACGACGTGTTTCGTACGCTCTATCTTTCGTGTCTGAACCTGCAAAAGCACAAGAACTTAACAGTCAGATGCGTTTCATTTAACGGAGATTTGAGCAGCTTGAAATCCAGCGAAAATAACTTGAGCAAGCAGTTTGTCAGCAAGAATTGTCAGGAATTGGTCAAGAATGCAAATTTGCTATTCAACACTCTACAGAGCTATTACATTTGGAGCTACATAGAAAAACTCTATGACGAAGCAGTGAGCAACATCAAGAAATTTAAGTATCGGGACCGTTGTCAAGTGAACGAAATCGGCAGCGGGCCTCCGTACATCTTGGAATTGTGCATTTTGACCGATTTCCTGTTGGACATCATCCCCATAGAATCTTATGCAGAAAATACCTCTAACATCCTCCCCAGTTTGTTCAACAAAATAATCTCAGCCCTGAATGCCAACATTGCAGAGCTAAACCAATATGAAATACTCAAGAGCTTGGAATTGTGCACAAAGATTTTGACGAAAATTCAACCGATAACTATGACGCAGATTCAGAGGCAAATTGAAGAGGAAGCCGCTGCAGAACTGCTAGAGAAGCAGCAAAAGAGCGATGAAATTAAAGTGGGAGAGGGCGAGGAGCAGCGCACCATAGAAAAGAGTAAGTCTGACTCGAAGATTAGCGAAAATTTGAATGGTTTCGTGGACAAACATGAGCTAACTGTGGATGATTTAGCGAGAGAAAG CAACCAATTCCTcaagaaaaaagataaaacgAGTccaaaaatagataaaaagtCAAAGAATAAGAAATCCAAATCCAGTTCCAAATTGTACGATTTGAGAAATGAGGAAGCAGACATTGGCACTGGTTCTGCTACGGACGGAACCCCTGAAAGTTCTTCCAAGGAGAGCACCCCTCCATCGCTGCCATTGACCaaatacgaaaataaacaCTTCCTGGGCTGCCTGGAGGaatataagaagttttatgtCACTTTTGTTAAGTGCAAAATACTGCCAAATACCGACATTAAGGCTTTCTTCAAAAATCTAGTTTTCGACAAGCAGCAACGGACCAAAGACCTAATGACGCTGCTAGACAGGCGATTGTCCAACGAAAACAACCAGTTCAATCCAATAGACTACAACAGCACCTTCAAGCTTAGATGTTTAAGTAGCATGCACCAGGTGTGTTCGCGAGCCAATTCCACTTATGAAAACGCCATGGGAGTGGCCTCGAATATTCTTTTGGAGTTTTGCGCCTTTCCAAACCTCTTGGCTAGCACCACCGACAAGAAAATTCCTCTTTGGTTGGAGGCTTTAATAGCATCCTCGTGCTCCAATGAGGCTTCAAGGGAAACCCAGCTGACTGCCATGAACACCATGCTAGAAATCTTCAGCCTGTCAAAGAACCAGAATTACTTGAAGACCTACGAAAGTGAAAAGAGTGTAattattaatggaattttggaGCACCGGCACGTACGTTATGTGGAGGAAAATACATTGGTCATTGAAGAAATGGCGAAGATCCTCTGGACTTTCTTAGGAACTGTGCGCAACCAAAATCAACTGATGCTGTGCATTACGTTGCTGTATCAGATACATAACACATTTGATAGTAAACTATTCGTGGAGCAAGTAATAGGTCAATATTTGTGTGACCAGCATGTAACTTCGAATTACATAAAGCAGTTCTGCATGTTGTGGCACTTGGGCAGGGATCTTAACATCAAATTGCCACCCCAAGATCACCATACAAGGAGCTTCGATAG ATCTCTCTTGAAAATTCTGGACATGCtgcaaaacaaagaaaagCCTGCGCTGCAGTTGCTGGCAGAGTCCTTCCTCACTCACAGCCTTCTCCACAACGACATTCCTAGGATTTTAAAtccgattttaattaaattgttggCCAGTAACACTGCCAGGGTGTCGATCCGACACGTAAATATACAGGACAGTGACACGCACCATGAGTCCTCCGATCAGGACAATCAAAAATTAGAAGAATCTCAAGCTAAGAAAATTTATGCTGTCAGTAATGTCAACG GCAACGTAATGTATCATATGACCGACAGTCCTCAACCGAAATCGCCCAAAAAGCGCTGGTTTGCCTTTTCGAAGTCGGGCAAAAAGTACGCTTCCGCCATAAATATGACCGCCAGTTTACTGGAGGATAGTGTTGGTGTGGTGACTAAGAAGAATAAAGACTTTAAAGCCTACAATGTCTCACCCAACTTGGACAAACACTCTAAGAACAATGTCAAGCTTATCGTTAATCCTCTGAGTAACAAGGAGATTTATCCCGTAGGCCTAGATGGATCCTATGCTAGGAGAAGTTCACATAGTTCCTTGGACAGTTTGTCTAGCAATGACAATACTATTAGCATTGACGATTCAATCGAAAGGAAGCTGTATGACAAGTGCGATTCTATGCCAG GCGACCGAGACAGCGGATATGACTCCttaaaacaacaacaaagGAAATCCGAAATCATTACCGCCTTAGTGGATAACGGCAAGAAGGCCCTCCTGGAAAGCATGGAACCGATTTCCAACGGCATTAAGAACCTCAAACTGCCAAAATCTCGCAGTTTCGACGAAAAAAGTAACATACAGCCTGAGGAAAGTTCTCTAGTGCAAAGTTGGTCTTATTGCATTTCCGATTCTTCTAACTTGCACGGGGAACTGGAGTTAAGTAAAAGCGCTGAAGAGTTTTTTAAAGGCAAAGATGAGGAATATGCAATAGTTACCGGAATTTTGAATAAGATAATTGATGAGGTTTGCAGGAAAGTGGACGGAGAGAGTGAAATTCCTTTGCACATTTCTGGGAGACCCACTGAATTGGATTTGAGGAGCAAGATTAATACTTCAAACTCAAAGAATTTCGACTTATACCCTATTCATTCGCACATGTGCTTGTACTACGAGCTCTTCGACTCGAACCAAGTCATTTATGCCCTGCATACtctgaaaaattgtattttggTTAATCCTCAGCTCTTCATTAAGTGCTCCGCTACGAGTGGCATTAAAAACCTGAAAAGTAACGATATTTTGTACCTCTTGGCAAGGCACAGAAAGAGCCTTGTCGGACAGGGCTTCGTTGGAGATCTCAGCCAAGAGCACGTCAATTTCTACCGCGGTTACATGTTCCTAGATGTCATCTTGTTAATTTGCCTCAATTATGCCAGAACATTTTTTCCTTGCTTCGAAGATTCGACTCCGATGTTTGACGAATTGGAGATCAACACGCGAATACAGCTTGAATCGCTGGAAATATTACATACGATCGTGAGAAATTTGATAACGATGATCGAGGAAAATTCGAATAAGGGATTCGCCAGCTATATCGCCGATTTGTTGGTAAAGTGCAAGATTCAGAAGACGTTGCTGCATTGCGTATTAACGTCAGTGAGAAATTTCGATCATGACATGACGTTCGCGGAGGATGTACTGCTGTTCAACAACTTTCAGCCGTGCAATTCGGAGAACAGAATGGGGGAGCACGTGGAGGCTTTCCAAATCCAACTATTAAGGTTGATTCAATCGTTAATAGTTCTGGAACATTCCATATTTCCCGCACCAAAGTCTGCACTAGCACAAGTAAATGCGGATGCTCCTAGTGGGGAGCATCTCAACTATAAACCAACAGTTTTGATACCGAAGCAGCAGATCTTTCTCTCAGCTATTTTGAGCGCCCTGCGCAATGAGAACATGAGGAACATGCATGAGAAGTGGTTGAATATGGTATGCTGTTGTTTGCCTTATTTTGGGGATAATTTAAAGCAGATTTCTATGAGTGTTATCCATCAG GTTTGTAATAATATCGAGAAAATAGCGTCCAGCTATAAAGCATCCAAATTGGATGACTTCGAACTCGGTGCCGACTACACAGTGGTACAATTAGAATCTCTGACTATTCTGTGCCATTACTGCCTTCTGGATGCTACGCAAACCATAAATCAAAACGTGCCCCCCTCTGCGATCACCCCCACTGGCACCAATCCAGGAGAGATTTTAAATAACCTCATGAACGTGTTTTTCTCTCCATTGGGCACtgacattaatttttctaccAAACAAAATTCAGACCACTACCAACTCGCCAGGAAAACTATTCTCAGTCACATGCCAAGGATTATTTCCAGCGTAGCCAAACTTTGGCAGACTGTTGTGG GCCTGGAAGTGGAATGTGACAGCGTTTATGGAAGCTCCAAAATAGTAAAGCAACAATTACTTGAATTTCTTAGTCCTATAGCCGTGCACCATGGGGCAAGTTTTCTGGCCGCAATGGCGGTGGCTTGGTACGAGCGGCGAAATCACTTTAGCAGTATCAAGGCC GTCTTGCCAGAGCCTACTGCAGGCCAAAGCAACTTGGTATATCTAATTTCGGCCATACGAGTAATCCCACTCGACAATCTAGTACAAACAGTGACCGCTGTGATAAAAAATCCTCCGCCCTGCGAGGGAGTCGGACCTGATGTTTGTTTGGACATGGCCATATTGGAGTTATTTTATTG TTACATGCGCAATGCCTCTGCTACTCAGTTATCTGAGGCTTGGACATCTTTGTTGTCCCTGATAAGGGAGGTGAACGCCCTTAGTTCACCTGCGCAGTTTCTGCTCGCTGCCATTTTGCACGAAATGATGATCAAGTGCTGTCCATTGGAGGAGAGGAAGGATCAGAAGGATTTACAGGATGTCACCGCAAAG CTCATTGATTGTGTCTCCCAAGTCTGCGGCTCCTGCCTGGAACAAACTACCTGGCTAAGGCGTAATTTCGCAGTTCGAGAGCAAGAAGAAGACTCGACCCCTGAGACGAGCCTTACCACGGGAGCCCCATCAGATCTCGTTTACAGCTCTAGTCATAGTGTGCAGGCCCAGTTG GTTTTAGCGGAAATTCTTGCCCCCATCTTGGATATTTGCTTCGGCTCTTCAGAGAAGGATAAAGTAAACAATATCCTGGCCTCATTAATGTGCAATATAGTGCCCTACTTAAAAACGCATACCTTGAAGAATATGCCTAGCTTCAATGCGTGCTCCAAGTTATTGTCCAGCTTGAGCAGCTACCAGTACACTCGCAAAGCGTGGAAAAAGGACGTTTTCGATTTGCTGTTGGACAATAGTTTGTTCCAAATGGATTATTCTTGTTTGAAGTTTTGGAAGGTGATTGTGGACAATCTAATGACCCATGACAATACTACTTTCAGAGATTTGATGA GTCGCGTTTCGATGACTCAGAGTGGAACCTTAGGCATTTTCTCGTCTAGAGAACAGGAGTACGAGCAAAAGGCCCAGCTCCTCAAACGGTTGGCCTACGTTATATTTTGCAGTGAAATCGACCAGTATGCCAAGTACATGCCTGAAATTCAAG aacaattgACTTCGAGTTTAAGACTGAACGTGCCTGGCATCCAGGCGCAAGTGTTCATGTGTTTTCGAGTGCTTCTAGTCCGAATGAGCCCGCTGCACGTGACCAGTCTCTGGCCAATCATAATAAGTGAAATGCTGCAAGTATTTTTGCAGATCGAACAGGAACTAAGTACCGACACTGAGGAATTTAG AATGAATAACAG CTCTCACATCAAATTGTTGTCATCGCTGGACGCAAGTTGGGCCACCAATAGCAGCAACGGTCTGCACGCCTTGGGCCATCCACATTGGCTCCGACTGCAACTTGCCGCAGCGAAATTGCTAGATTTGGCCCTATTATTGCCTGCCACCACACTACCGCAATTCCAAAT GTACAGATGGGCCTTTGTAGGCGATGACCTCAACAGTAAATTTCCATCCACCGACCACATTGGCTTTACCCCTCATGTAGTCCGAATAGCGAGTCAGATGGACGAGAAATTCGCAGACGCTCAAATCGACGTTCTGCCAATGAAACGCAACGAGCTCCTGTTGACCATGAACGGCATATCGAAGCTGAGAGATCTCCATAGCTTCTTCAAGACGCTGAGTTCCTGTTCGGACAGGCACAGGAGCGAATGCACCAAGTCCATGACTAGTGACAACCTGTTCACTGATAGGCAGTCTGATAAGCAATTGGACATGATTTTGGAAAAGATAGATAAGGTTGTGGAGGGTGATTTTTTGGATAGGATTCCCAGGTAA